DNA sequence from the Halorussus limi genome:
TGGCCGACGCTGGTGCCGAACGGGAAGTAGGTCCACGGGTCGTACGGCATCGTGGACGGCCAGTTGTTCACCGTGTACTGTACCTGCCGGAGGTGATACCACGCGTCGTTTCCGTCGAAGAACACCTCTCCGTTGCGGATGAACTTGTCGAACGACTGGAGTCGAACCCACAGCATGAACGAGAGCGCTGCGGCGAGCACGGGGACGTGATACCAGTCCTCGAACGAGTCGAGGACCGAATCGACGGTATCGGACGAATCCTCGACCTGCTCAGTCTGCTGGCTCATTGGATTGAAGGAGAGGCAAAACGCGCATAAGCCTTATCATCTGGGCACGTGTTTCACTGTGTATCAAGCAGTAGTGGTCCGGAAAGAGATGGAAACCGTTTCACAACCCGCCACTACCAGTTCAGGAACCGTCCGGGAATGGCCGATTCTATCCGGGAACCTCGAAGTACGCTCGCGATAGTGTGGCGAAGCTGGCCGCTTATAGCCAACAGTCCGAGGCCGTACACGCCGGCACCGACCGCCAACAGGATTGCAAGGTCGAACCACCGCTGAACTGCGACGACCCGATGGACCGCGGTCACCGCTAGGAACATCACCGCTCCCATTCCGAATTGTTCGAGGAGCGTCCGCGGAAACAGCGTGAGGTCTGGAAGGTGGCGCTTCACTAAGACCGACAGCGCGACGTACCGAATGGACTCCGCGACGATGGTAGCGATTACGACACCGATTGCACCGAGCAGGTACACGAGCGCCACACCGAGGACGACGTTCACCGCGAGTGTCGCCACGGAGAGTCGCATGTTCGTATCGGGCATGTCTAGGCCGTTTACTGCCTGTGTTAGCGGGGCACTCTGTGTCCGCACGAGGCGGTACAGGGATAAACCGATCAACAGCGATGCCGCTTCGGCGTACTCGCCTCCGTAGAAGGTGACGATAAGCGCTTTCGGTATAGCGAGCGCACCGAAGAAGATGGGTATCGACAGAATGCTAGCGAACGCGAGCGTGTTCGAGATGTCCGGTTCGACGTTCTCGCCCCGACTGTGAAGATCACTGACTCTCGACATGAGGCCGCTCGCGGCCGTCGTCGCGACGAAGATGGCAGGTAGCGTCAACTTCGCCGCGACCTCATACATTCCGGCAGCGGCAGGGGTAAGCATGAGACCAAGCAGGAGCAGGTCGAATCGGCTGTATACCGTTCCGAAGAAGTTCGACGGAATGCTGTACTTGGCGAACTCCCCGACGTTTTGGACCGTCGCGCGCGTCGGTAGCGCCGGAGAGACGCCTA
Encoded proteins:
- a CDS encoding oligosaccharide flippase family protein, giving the protein MSDASNVSLGGETVKATLAKFTMAMTGFVGTILFARILGPTSFGGFYLLFGLVKLADRPINGWGIAAKKRFSEVSSHDRELLGSVLFAVVGWTVVVLPGTIVFSGWLRSYTGLQEAPILFAVLLLSVSLYEPLEKLVQARGLIGAATWVDALRSYLTLPLQIAFVAYGFGAAGMAYGLSGASLLVVPVLLHYIGVSPALPTRATVQNVGEFAKYSIPSNFFGTVYSRFDLLLLGLMLTPAAAGMYEVAAKLTLPAIFVATTAASGLMSRVSDLHSRGENVEPDISNTLAFASILSIPIFFGALAIPKALIVTFYGGEYAEAASLLIGLSLYRLVRTQSAPLTQAVNGLDMPDTNMRLSVATLAVNVVLGVALVYLLGAIGVVIATIVAESIRYVALSVLVKRHLPDLTLFPRTLLEQFGMGAVMFLAVTAVHRVVAVQRWFDLAILLAVGAGVYGLGLLAISGQLRHTIASVLRGSRIESAIPGRFLNW